DNA sequence from the Veillonellales bacterium genome:
TCTGGCCTTGGCGCCCTTGGTCAAAAACGGTTTGATTGCGTTAAACAGTATTATCGTGGATGCCAAATCCGGCGTGTCGGGTGCCGGCCGGGGACTCAGTCTCAACAACCACTTCACCGAGGCTTTTGAAAATGTAAAGGCTTATAACATTGGCGGTCATCGCCACACGCCGGAAATAGAGCAGGCGCTGGCAGAACTGTCCGGCAGTGAAGTAGTGATTAGCTTTACGCCTCATCTTATCCCCATGGCCAGAGGTATACTCAGCACCTGCTATGGGACGCTGAAGCCGGGGGTAGCACCGGAAGCCGTGGATGAAGCCTATACGGCATTTTATGAAGATGAATTTTTTATTCGCCTGCTGGGACGGGGCGGCTATCCGTCTACGAAATTTACCCGGGGCTCAAACTTCTGCGATATTGGCTGGCATGTTGACAGCCGCACTAACCGGGTGATTGCTCTGTCTGCTATTGATAATCTGGTCAAAGGCGCTGCCGGTCAGGCAGTACAAAATTTTAACGTATTATTTGGTTTGGACGAGAAAAGCGGCTTGGAACAGGCCCCGCTGTATCCGTGAGAATAGCAGTTGGCTATGGGCACTTGGCACTTAGCGAAGTAATAGAAGATAAAGGAAGTCAGCCTCTATGCCCTTAGCCAAGTCCCCAGTTCCAACTCCCAAGTCCCAAGTGCCATGAGCTATGAGCCATGAGCTATGCGCCATGAGCCAAGTCCCCCGTCCCAAGTTCCAAGTCCCAAGTCCCATGCGCCAATAGCCATACGCCAAAAACTATCAAACTAGAGTCTATATATTGGAGGTCATTATATGCTTAAACAAATACAGGGCGGTATTACCGAACCTAAAGGATTCAAGGCTGCCGGCGTCAAGGCCGGCATTAAAAAAAGCGGCAAGGAAGACTTAGCGATTATCTACAGTATCGTTCCGGCGGCGACAGCGGCAGTGTTTACTCAGAACGTAATGGCGGCTGCTCCCGTAATCGTATCCCGGAAGACGGTGGAAAATGGAACAGCATCCGCGATTGTGGTTAACTCAGGCTGCGCCAATGCCTGTACGGGAGAACAGGGCTTAGCAGATGCCAAGGCGATGGCCCATATTACGGCCTCCGAGCTGGGTATACAGGATGATGAAGTGCTGGTGGCATCCACCGGTATTATTGGAGTAACGATGCCGATGGACAAAATTTCCGCCGGAATTAAGAAAGCGGTAGCCGAACTGTCGGCAGACAACCACGAAAGTGCCAGACAGGCGATCCTGACTACCGATACTTTTCCCAAATCGGTAGTATGTGAGTTTCAATTAGGTGAGTATACCACCCGTATTGCCGGTATTGCCAAGGGGTCAGGGATGATTCAGCCCAATATGGCCACGATGCTGTCCTTTATTACCACCGATATTACCATTGCACCTGCTTTGCTGAAAAAAGCTTTGACGAAAGCGGTCGCTATTTCGTTTAATATGATTACCGTTGACGGGGATACAAGCACGAATGATATGGTAAGTGTCATGGCCAATGGAATGGCCGGCAATCCGGTTATTGACGACGAAAATAGTCCGGTATATCACAATTTCTATTTAGCGCTGGAGGCAGTCTGCATTTGTCTGGCTAAACAAGTTGCCCGGGACGGCGAAGGCGCCACCAAGTTTTTAGAAGTACAAGTAAAAGGCGCCAATGATTTTGCCGATGCCAAGAAAACAGCGATGGCCGTCGCCAGATCGCCGCTTGTCAAAACCGCATTCTTTGGTCAGGATCCTAACTGGGGCCGTATTTTGTGCGCTGTCGGTTATTCGGAAGCCGCTGTGGTGCCGGAAAAAACAGGGTTGACCATTGGCGGCATTCAGATTGTAGCAGGCGGTTTAGCGACCCAGTATGACGAAAAAGCGCTGCGGGCAGTGATGGCCGCCCATGACATCAGCATGACGGTTGATTTGGGCCTGGGCAGGGCGGAAGCCACCGTATGGACCTGCGATTTTTCCTACGAGTACGTAAAAATTAATGGGGAATACCATACCTGATCAGGGAGGAAGATGGTAATGACAAAAGCTTTGGAAAAAGCGGCGGTACTGATTGAAGCCTTGCCCTATCTGAGGAGATTTGCCGGCAAGACAATCATCGTCAAGTATGGCGGCAACGCCATGATCAACACCGAACTTAAGCACAGCGTCATTCAGGATATTATCCTGATGAAAACCGTGGGGATGCGGCCGGTGGTGGTTCATGGCGGCGGACCGGAAATTACCGGGATGCTGAAAAAAATGGGCAAGCAGTCGGAATTTGTCAGCGGCCTGCGGGTAACTGACGCGGAAACCGTGGCCATAGCGGAAATGGTGCTGGTGGGGAAAATCAATACGGAAATCGTCAGCCTGCTGAATCATCATGGTGCCAGAGCAGTAGGACTGAGCGGTAAGGATGCCGATCTGATTATTGCGAAGAAACATTTGGCCCAAGTCCATGAAAATGGACAAATCCGGCACGTGGATATCGGTTTTGTCGGTGAAGTGGAACAAATCAACACCGCTATAGTAAATACACTGCTCGATACCGGTTATATACCAGTGATTGCTCCTATCGGCATAGGCCGGGAAAACGAAAGCTATAATATTAACGCTGATTACGTAGCCGGTGAAATAGCCGGAGCCCTGGGGGCCGAAAAACTGATGCTGCTCACCGATGTGGAAGGAATTTACCGTGACTATCATGATAAAAGCAGCTTTATTTCCACCCTGAGTTTGACGGAGGCCAAGACTATGATTCAGCAGGGCAGCATTGACGGCGGGATGATTCCCAAAGTGGAATCTTGTATCCGGGCTCTGACCGGAGGCGCTGCCAAAACTCATATCATTGACGGCCGGCAGCCCCATTCCCTCTTGTTGGAGGTTTTTACAGCCAAAGGGATTGGGACGGAAGTGATTCAGTAAAAAATTTTTAG
Encoded proteins:
- the argJ gene encoding bifunctional glutamate N-acetyltransferase/amino-acid acetyltransferase ArgJ — protein: MLKQIQGGITEPKGFKAAGVKAGIKKSGKEDLAIIYSIVPAATAAVFTQNVMAAAPVIVSRKTVENGTASAIVVNSGCANACTGEQGLADAKAMAHITASELGIQDDEVLVASTGIIGVTMPMDKISAGIKKAVAELSADNHESARQAILTTDTFPKSVVCEFQLGEYTTRIAGIAKGSGMIQPNMATMLSFITTDITIAPALLKKALTKAVAISFNMITVDGDTSTNDMVSVMANGMAGNPVIDDENSPVYHNFYLALEAVCICLAKQVARDGEGATKFLEVQVKGANDFADAKKTAMAVARSPLVKTAFFGQDPNWGRILCAVGYSEAAVVPEKTGLTIGGIQIVAGGLATQYDEKALRAVMAAHDISMTVDLGLGRAEATVWTCDFSYEYVKINGEYHT
- the argB gene encoding acetylglutamate kinase, with translation MVMTKALEKAAVLIEALPYLRRFAGKTIIVKYGGNAMINTELKHSVIQDIILMKTVGMRPVVVHGGGPEITGMLKKMGKQSEFVSGLRVTDAETVAIAEMVLVGKINTEIVSLLNHHGARAVGLSGKDADLIIAKKHLAQVHENGQIRHVDIGFVGEVEQINTAIVNTLLDTGYIPVIAPIGIGRENESYNINADYVAGEIAGALGAEKLMLLTDVEGIYRDYHDKSSFISTLSLTEAKTMIQQGSIDGGMIPKVESCIRALTGGAAKTHIIDGRQPHSLLLEVFTAKGIGTEVIQ
- the argC gene encoding N-acetyl-gamma-glutamyl-phosphate reductase, with product MKVSIIGATGYTGEELLRLLSRHPAVEITHITSESHTGTPISDIYPHLTRFQGKKLESLQQLDSIAADSDAVFIGLPHGHAMAVGKQLAGTGVKIIDLGADYRFRDPAVYEQWYKVPHTHPEAQAVYGLTELYREQIKRAAIVGNPGCFTTASILALAPLVKNGLIALNSIIVDAKSGVSGAGRGLSLNNHFTEAFENVKAYNIGGHRHTPEIEQALAELSGSEVVISFTPHLIPMARGILSTCYGTLKPGVAPEAVDEAYTAFYEDEFFIRLLGRGGYPSTKFTRGSNFCDIGWHVDSRTNRVIALSAIDNLVKGAAGQAVQNFNVLFGLDEKSGLEQAPLYP